The Oryza sativa Japonica Group chromosome 11, ASM3414082v1 DNA window TGTCGCTCTTCTCTACTTTTTTATCTTCTCgatatgtttatagttggcttgtacctgctctaagggtACTTGTGGTGGAATCAGTCTATTCGGGTTTAAGTTCTACACTCAATGTGAGTGTTCGTATTTACcataattattcttttagtgaTAGGCGACATAACTATCGATAGTGAGATATTCATGGTGATTTTGTCAACTTCAAGATACATTGGCCTAGTCTCTAGAAGGTGTTTATGAGGGTATGAGTGCCTGTGTACTGTAACGTGGTTCTTAAAAAAGAGAAGCTGGGTAAGACAAATTTTCGTATGTACGGATTATTTCTCCTTgcataaaaagaattaaattgCCAAGTTGGGCCCCAAAGCACACGGAATCGCCTTGTTCTCCAGGCCTAACGGGCCGGATCGATCCCGCCAACCCGGGCCCCGCCTTTTGTGCTGACGAACGAAAGGAACACAGTCGCCGCACACATGACACGCACGAACGCCTCTCGTGTCGGGTCGGATCCGGATCGTgagacgtcgccgccgcccgcgcgtgctctcctctcctctcctctcgacTCTCGTGGTGGCGcagcaagaagaaaaaaacaaaagaagaaacCGAAGCGtcccaaaagaaagaaaaaaaaatcgagccaaaaaaaaaaagaaaaggagaaaaaaaggtCGACTGCGATAGCGTGgaggagcggaggcggaggcgaacgcgaggaggaagacgaagatgaGGAAGAAGCTGGGCACCCGCTTCCCCGCGGTACGtagcccctcctcccctcccctcccctcccctctcctctcctcgatctgcgctgcggcggcggcggctcgtgaTCCGATCTGGTCGGCGCGCGCGgatctcgcggcggcggcggcggatatCGCCGTTGACCGGCGGGGTACTTGCGCTTCTCTCTGTGCGGTCGCGCTTCGTCGCCGGGTGGTTGTGGGGATTCGGAATCGAGAGCAGGTTGTGGTGGGGGGCTCTTTGTCTGTGTTGCCTCGCCAGTGAGCTTAgctgaaattttatttttactcaCTCTCGTTGAGTTTTCTTTCGGTTCGTTGGTGGATGGAGGTGGTTCGAGGTGGTGGGGCAAGTGGTTCTACTGGGGGTTTGGGTTTGGGTTTGGTGGAGGGAAAAGATTCTTGAATTCGAGGGCGAGATGAATGAGCAATTAGTTCTGGTAGGTGCAAAGCTGAGCAGGCAGCTAGCTAGGATGGGCTGCAATTGGTTGCAGCTGCTTCCAGGATGCGTGTAAAGAGGGCTGGATTTCTCATCTTGTAGTTTGTTTCTCATGAGATCTCCTCAACACGCGAGCTTGTATCGCACTGTTTCTGGAGGCATGAAATGGATTATGGCCTGCTCGGGCAGTTTCTGGAGTTCTTGTGCAGTAGAGTTCTACTTGTGTGGCATATATCGTGAGCTGTATTGTCTGCTGGGAACCTGTTCTACGTTTTATACTGCTCAAATTGTCATGAGATGGGCATCAGCCAGAATTTCAAATTTACACAGAACTATCTTCTTTGAGAGTGCTGGTATGAATTTTAGCTGAATACTCCCGTCTTCATTACTATTTTGAGACCTTTCCATGTGACATGGCACTGTGAACTGCGTTTTTTGAGACCTCTGATTACTGAacgttttgttttgttttgtttttgttttttttttccctcttgcCTGTACTGATTACTGAAATTCAGATTTTTCTTGTTAGTGTTTCTTAGCATTACCTTGTGTGACTTTTTCATGATATAGGACGTACTCTTTAGGATTACCTTGTGTTCCCTACATATCGGTATATCAAGTGTATGCTGGAGGATTATATATTTCAAATATAACCCAGTTTTGAACACTGTGAAATCattttttctgttctttttgTTGTGACAGGCACGGATCAAAAAGATCATGCAGGCTGATGAGGACGTTGGCAAGATTGCACTAGCTGTACCTGTTTTAGTATGTAAGTTTTGACAACAGCCTGTGCTACTTCTTTTTGGGTATTGATGTAGCCATGTAGTATGTAAACAGTTGTGTTATCGCTCCATTCTCTCTAGGGGTTGGTACTTACAAAAAAATGCAATCAAGAAAGCATTCTGCCAAAAGTTTGTCTTACATTCAGTAAGCTGAACTAGCGACAAGTTTGCTCTGCCACATGGAGAAGAACCCAACTCGCCTTTTTATGCCAAGTCACTGGTCACATATTTTGACATCGGTTGTTGCCCATTAGAAAAATAATCGTTTTgcatttcatttttgtttcactaACTAATTGATACACATTTTCTTGTATGATAATATATGTGTTTTGGAGTACCTTTTTTGGTTTGTTTTGCATAATGTTACAGTTCTAGTTATTGCCATGATAAAGCATACAACCTGAGTGCCTGACATTCTGAATTTGTTCTTTACGTGCAGCGAGGGCCCTTGAATTGTTTTTGCAAGATTTAATTGACCGAACTTACGAAATTACACTGCAAAGTGGTGCAAAGACATTGAATTCCTTCCACCTGTGAGTTCTATACCACTgcacttttaaaattttactcCGCATTATGATTTTGTGCTTTTATGGAGTGATGTACTGTTTATCCTTTCATGTTTTTGTGACCTATGAAAAGCTTGTGTTGAGTTTCATTGAAGTATAGCAGTGTCTTTGATGAATTATTCTGGAACAAAGAATGATTTCATTTTTATCTACTATAATTTCCATCAAATCTGGTTATCTTTGTATTATTGTCTTCAAATTAAttaacttaaaatctgagtttTTAACACAAAAGCAAAGTTAAATTTTCACTCTTTTTTTAACCAATTTGAAAATGGCATATGCTTCTCACTGCAAGTTGATAATATTGTGGTATTTTTACCTGAGCTCTAGGAGAATATGGATGGTATGTCTTCCAAATTGAAATTAGACTCGGACGATCCTGCTTATGGGTCTAAATATGTCTGTCAGACTCTATTTATTATTTGTTCATCTTTAAATTGAGCTTTAATTGATGTTTATATAAATAATTGATTAGTTTTTTCTTAGTATTCTGTGAGTGTTGCTATACGAATGTCCTCTGTTCTTTACTGTGTTCAATTTCAAGCTTTGTTAGCTACAAGTGAATAAGACTTTTGTGTTCTCTGTAAACTGTTTGCacaatttaatttttgttggaTGTTTCAGCTTTGTATCTTAAGTGGTTACTTGTCTTATATAATTCAGAAAGCAATGTGTGAGGAGGTACAGTTCTTTTGACTTCCTAACTGAGGTTGTCAACAAGGTACCGGACCTCGGTGGCGCTGACTCATGTGGAGATGATAGAGCATTACCCAGAAGAAGGTAAATTCACATAATATAAATGACTGCCTGACTCACTGTAGAAACTACACGTACCTTATTAATGCTTGAAATTCATTTTTTCAGAAAAGCCTTGCCAAATGGAAGTGACCCAGAGAATGAGGAATCTCGATCAAGCAAAATGGTATATCTTCTCGCATAACGCATTAAGTTTTCACACCGGGCTAGTCGGTAATAGAATAATTGCTTTCGCAGGCCGTAAGAAGTGCAAATATCAGTCCCAGAGGACGTGGGAGAGGTCGAGGTAGAGGGCGAGGACGACCACCCACCAAGCGGAAGGAAGTTGGTTATGTACAATTTGAGGATGAGAGCAGCATGTTTGCTGATCAGGGCGAAGCCTTACCAGGAGAGGAGACGGTTCCAGAGACCATCCATGGCACCGAGAGCGTACCTCCAAGCACACACCCTCCAGCAGAAGCCCCATCGGCAGCAGAGATACCAGCTCCAAATCCAAAGGTGGAAGAAGCGAAAAACGACGACCATCAGCCGGATTGGCCTATGCCAGATGCGATTGGAAACATCGGTGTCGGACCATCCGGTTTTGGACATCTTACGGTGCAAGTTGACGAGGATGAGGACTACGACAACGAGGATTAGCCACGGCCATCTTCTGATTGTTATGCACTAACAGGGCAGTTCTCCTGGTGTTGTAAAATGTAAATATGTAGCTGCAGCTAGCTGTGATGTGCTGCTGATGTAATGCAGTATGTAGTTGTCCCGTGTAACTTTGTCTGTTTTCCAATAATTGCTTGCTAGTTGCCTCACATTGTTGACATGATTGACTACTGAAGTGTTTTGTCAGAATTAACCCGGTATTGAAGCAGTGATATTCTGTTATAACGTGATATTGTACCAGGCACTAATTTTCTGCTATCCTATTATGGTGTAATCTAAAACTAGAACATCTGATTTCCTTCTCCATTTTGAATTGAAGTCATGCAAGTACTAGATGAAAATGTG harbors:
- the LOC4350685 gene encoding dr1-associated corepressor, translated to MRKKLGTRFPAARIKKIMQADEDVGKIALAVPVLVSRALELFLQDLIDRTYEITLQSGAKTLNSFHLKQCVRRYSSFDFLTEVVNKVPDLGGADSCGDDRALPRRRKALPNGSDPENEESRSSKMAVRSANISPRGRGRGRGRGRGRPPTKRKEVGYVQFEDESSMFADQGEALPGEETVPETIHGTESVPPSTHPPAEAPSAAEIPAPNPKVEEAKNDDHQPDWPMPDAIGNIGVGPSGFGHLTVQVDEDEDYDNED